The DNA window GACGCCCCCACACCCACGAGGACGGCGGGTGCTTGTGCAGACGTGGGAAGGCTGTGCCTGCCGGTGGGTGGCCTCCGGGAAAGGCGGAGGTTCCTCACCCAGCTTCTTGCAGATTTCCAGGGGCTCTAGCGCCATTCTGAGCCGACATCCAGAAGCGAGAGCAGCAACTTGAAGCGAGAGCTGCTCACCCGTGTTCACAGCAACACTGTCCCAGTGGCTGGGACGTGGAGGCAGCCCGAGTGTCCGTCGGTGGGCGAAGGACAAACACGGTGAGGTGCGCCCACACCATGGAAGGGGGTCGACCCTCAAAGAGGAAGGGGATCAGACACCTGCTGCCCAGGGACGAGCTCTGAGGACATGTGATCGGTGACGTCAGCCAGACCCACAGGGAGAACCGGTGCCTGAGCCCATTCACATCAGGGACCCCGAATGGCCGAGTCGTGGGGACGGAGAGCAgacagtgggggctggggccagggctcaaTGGGGACAGTTTCCGTTGGGACAATGGAACCCCCTGGGGACGATGGTGACAGGTGCCCAGCAGTGGGAGCGTGCTTATGCCATGGGGCTGTGCACCCACACGTGGGCAGAGTGGTGAACTCCACGTTACGTGTTTTCAATCACAGTAACCCCTGTACAAGGTGGCCCTGTGCAGACTCAGTGGTCAGGGCTGCAGGCTGCAGTGCGCGACCTGGACGGGCGGCCGGGCAGCAGCGCAGGCCCCCGGGGGCGGCAGGCCTGACATGGCAAAGCCGGAGCTGTGGATTCAGGTGGGGGACCCGTGGCTTTTACGTGTGTAGAACAGTCCAAGTGCAGAACACAGGGGTGCAGACCCCTGTGACTGGTCGCCACTGTGAGTGAGGCCGTGCTGGGTGGCGAGACCAGCCAGGGTGGCCCCACGGAGAGCATGGGCACGGGCCCTGCGTCCCCCATGTGGAGGCCGGGCAGGGGGAGCCCGGGTCCAGGCAGCAGGACGGCTTCAGTCTGGGGCGGCCCAGCCCTGAGCTGGGGCTGGCTGGTCTGCAGGAGTGGGCTCCTGCCCTCACGCCTCTGAGCGTCAAGGTTGTGCTCTGCCCAGGCACTACCCACCCGCAACCGACTGCTGTGCCTGAGGTCGCTGCTTAGCTCTTATCTGCCGGGTCCGGGGGCCAGCCTAGCGTGTCAGGAcccagtgtgggtgggagggggcagtgatGCCCTCCGGGGGACCTGTCATCCTGGACTGACACATGGACCTGGACAGAGTCCAGCTCCTTCCCCCTCGCGGGCATGCCCCTCACCTGACTCCAGCCTCATTGCCGTCTTTGTGCTCGGCCGGACATTTcccaccccaggacctttgcCCGGGCTGCTCCTGCTGCCTGTGACACATTCCCTCGGGTGCCCTGGAATTAGCTGCCTCAGCCCCAGTGGCCCCCCAGCATGAGGGCAGGGATCCCGAGCTCTGGCCCCTGGGTACTGCAGAGCCTGgcggcacagagtaggtgcttagCAAACACACCCTGGTCAGCACGCGGGTGAACAGGCTGCTCCTGGCTGTGCGTGGAGCAGACACAGGGCTGCCCCCGTGCAGGGGCAGGCATGGTGGTCCTGGGGGCGGCCGGGCGGGGCACCCACCTTTAAAGAAGACGATCTTGTGGTCGATGGCGCGCTCGTACACGGCGTCCACGCCGTCCAGGTGCAACGGCAGGCCCCGCCAGAAACGGTGCATCTGTGCCGGCTGCAGCGACACCAGGTGCCGGTCCCGGGTCAGCCGCCAGAAGTACCTGCCTGTGGGGACAATGGGTGTGGCGGCAGGCCTGGCCCGGCGCCCGCTCCACCCCGGGCGCTGCACCCCGCACCCCGCACCCCGCGGGGGCTACCTTTGAAGAAGAAGGCCTCGCCACGGATCTGGGCCACCGCGTCAAAGTGAGTGGCGCACCTGTGAGGCACGTCcttcctgggcctggggacagaCAGAGCCGGTGGACCAGGCAGCCCCACCTGGGCCACCGCAGGAGCGTCCAGAGGGAGCCCCACACCCGGCCTGCAGCTCGGAGACGTACCAGTCCCACCCAGAGAGGAAAGCAAACTGAAACAGGTCCCTGTCAGGTCGGCCGAGGGTGGACCCTGAGTGAGCAGAGCATCAGGGGGCACCTGACCGACGGTGCTCTCGCCGCCTCCAGAGCCCACTGTCCACTGCAACACTGGCCATCGTGTGGGGACCCTGCCGCAGGGCTGCCCAAGGGCAGGCTCAGGGCGACATGATGGTGGCCCGCCCGGACCTGGAAGGCCCGCCCGATGCAGAGCCTGGGACACGCGGGGCTCAGACCCGGGCGTGGACAAGCTCTCAGGAATGCCTCCCCGCAGCAGCGGTGGCCTGGGCACTCCCGGGCCCTCAGGGCCGAGAAACTCACTTAAcaagtgaaaggaaaaggaagctggAGGACATCTCCTGAGCTCAGCGGACACTCGGCATTGTCCACAGCGGAGCCAGGACAGTGTAAAACTGGTTTCAGGAACAAAAATCCAACCAACGAAAAGCAAATAAACCTAAGCGTCAGCAAACACGCCCCGGTCTGCGCGTCGCGTGTGGTGCGAGCTGGAAGGAGGCACACAGCTGTGCCGGGCGCTCAGTGCCGAGGGCGGGGGCAGGTTGGCCCTCGCTGTGGAGCCAAAGGGCTCACTGAGGGGCAGGTGGCTTGCTCCCGGCCGCCGTCCCGCCCAGCTCTCAGGACGCTCCCTGGGGACAAGGCCTCTCGGACTCTAGGCTCGTGCACAGGCCACGTGCGTGAGTCCCGCTAACCCCACCAGGCGTCCCATCTTCCGAGCCGCCACCAGCGACAATGTCCCCTCCACTGTGGAACAGGGACCACCCTCGCCCCTGCCACACCCTGCAGGCCCTGCCGGAATTCCTGACCCAGAGATGTGATGGGGACAGAGGCTGAGAGGACATCGCACGACTCTGCAGGCCTGGGGCTTGGGGGCAGGTGCGCCCCCTGCTGTCCAGGGAGTTTAAGGAGAGAGCACCACTCAGGGCTCAGCGTGCAGAGCTCTGCTCTCTCGGAACGCCTGGAGCTCAGGGTGGTGCTGCCGCAGGGGAGATGACTTACGGGGTGCTGGACCGGTTGTCGGGGGGCTCCGGCAGGAGGGCAGGCTCCTCGGGCTCTGTGGTACCTGGCGGTGCCGTAGGGGACACGGACTCCCGCACGCCTGTGGAGACAGGGAGGCTGCATGGAGCTCGGTGCACCTGCCACCCTCCAACCCCAGCGCCCTTCCTGGAACCCCGGGATGGACACGGGAGAACCCTTCTGTGCCTGGGGGGCCCCCCAGCTTCCACCCCTGTGCTCGGGCTGCCCATACCGGCTCTAGGGGAGCACTCACCATACAGCTGCCAGACGCGCACCCGGTCTGCGTAGGGGAGCCCATAGTGCAGGGGGTCACCTACGGGGCCCTGGTAGTAGGGCTGCATGATGGAGCGTGTGGCCGCCACGTGGCTCAGCCCGATGGCGTGGCCAAACTCATGCACGGCCACCGCGAACAGGTCCATGCCGTGGGCatctggggacagagagagggagcagTGAGCCACGGGGGCGAAGCCACAGGGCTGGGCTCGTCCTCACAGGCTGAGCGTCCACGGGGCGGGTTCTGGGCAGGAAGGTGCCTGTGGAGTCCCTCAGGCTTGTCTGGGTTGCTGCAGTGGCCCCCTGGGGACGACCGGGGCCACAGGACACTCACAGTGGGGCCAGCAAACTTTTTTGGACAAGGACAGCCCCCTTGGCCAGTCAGAGGACACGGGGAGCCGTGTCCCAGGCCTGAAAGCCCGGCTGAGCCCGGCCAGGCAGGGCTCCCTAGCAGAGCCAGCTGGTGAGGCCGACCCGAGCTGGCACTGCCCAGGCGCTCCCACGAGCAGACAGGTGCGGTCTGGATGCCCAGGGAGGCCTCGGCGGCTTCTCCACCTTcaaggaggcctgtgtggctcTGCGCCACATCCTGGGGACTGTCGGGGCCCCCAGGCTGTGCAGGGCTGTCCCCAGGGCTCAGCCCGGACGCACCCGAGGACCGGAAGGTCCAGGCCTCGTCGTCGTCAAAGTGGGTGTCCCCCGCAGTGTGGTGGTCGCCCGGGAAGAAGGCGTGGGCCACAGTGCCGCCGGGGCCGTCGAAGGGGTAGCGGTCGTTGTGGTCGGCCTTGGAGAAGTCGATCTGGATGTCGGCGGCGCTGCCCGCCACCTCGTGGAAGTTCAGGGGCGTGATGTCGCTCCAGACCTTGAGGGCGTAGTGCATGAGTGCCCGCACCGTGTCGCGGCCCAGGGGTGAGTCCCGCGGGAACGTGCGGACCCTAGAGCAGGCGGGGCAAGAGCCGGGGTGGGGTTGCTGGGAGAGGCCgagtgcccccaccccaggctccctggGACGTCCCTCCTCAGGGCTGGGGGTCAGGACCCTGTGCGGAAACAGGGTTTTGCGGTGTAACGTGAGGCAGGGACTGAGAAGAGGCCATTCTGGACTGGAGGAGCCCCAAATCCACAGAGAGCATCCTCACAGACAGAAAGGAGGACACGCAGACAGAAAGGCCACGTGAGGATGGCATGACGGGGCTGGGGACGGACTCTCCCCCAGAGCCcaggaggagccagccctgcgGCCCAGGGTCTTGGACCTCTGACCCCAAAATGGAGACGACAAAGCCATGGTCTGAAGCCCCAGTGAGAGGGCGTTCGCTTCAGCTGCCCGCAAACGCTAAGCCCGGGACAGGCTGGGGGACCCTGCCACCCACCTCCACGACAAGTTCCTCTTGTTCCACCTGGTGGGGGCTGGAGCCTGGCGCCTCCTTCGAGCCGGGGCGGTGGCCGGGAGGTCGGGCAGGGAGCAGCGTGGGGCCTTCATCAGCGCCAGGGTGGCCTCATCTGCAGGGGCGGGTGGGCGGGCTCAGGGGCCAGGCCCAGCGCAGCCCCCAACCGGGGTCCCCAGCGGCCCCAAGGAGCAGCCCCTGGCTGCTGGCTGCCTAGGTCTGCGGGGATGGGGCAGCTCTGCGAGCTCACTGACCCATGCAGGGCCGTGACCGGTCACAGGGCCGCATGGGGACCAGCATAGCCAGCTCCTCCCCCGTTTCCTGTTACACATGTGCTGCAGAGCCCCCGTGTCCCCTGCAGAGCCCCGGGACAGGCCTGAGAGGGGCTGTGCAAAATTGGATTTCGTTGCCAACATGGGAGAAGTGGGGTGCTCACTGAGCTCCCCAGATTTCTGGTTCCTTTGGAAAGCTGGGCATTGGGCAGCACTGGGCAGGTGCTGCCCCGCAGGGCAGGaaggggcccagccctgggctccaaGGTGGCCGTGGAGTCTCGGCCCACAAGGCACGGTGtggagaggggtctgggtgtgGCCGTATCCCACCTGGGCACTGCGGTGACTACGGAGAGGCTCCCAGGTGGTGGGACTCCTGGGTCCTGCCCCAGGGACAGCAGGCCCTCCCCTAACCCCTACTCCACAGAGGTAGGCTGGGGGGCATTGGGCCTGGAATGGGGAGAGTGAGGAGAAACCGGGAGGCTGGGCCTCGGGACTGACCCAGGACGCCGGTGGCCTCCAGGCCGGCGAAGCGCTGCATAGCTCCGATGGCCTTGGCCAGCTCCTCTTGTGTCTGCAGCTGCCCAGCAGCCACGTCCCCCGGGGGCAGGTACCCGAACCTGCTCAGCCACTCCTGGGGCAGAAAGCAGCGTGAGGGGGAGGTGGGGCTCAGCCTTGCCCAGCCTAGCCC is part of the Desmodus rotundus isolate HL8 chromosome 7, HLdesRot8A.1, whole genome shotgun sequence genome and encodes:
- the MMP17 gene encoding matrix metalloproteinase-17, producing MPSPPRPRARVPPLPLLLLALAACGGCAAPAPNAEDLSLGVEWLSRFGYLPPGDVAAGQLQTQEELAKAIGAMQRFAGLEATGVLDEATLALMKAPRCSLPDLPATAPARRRRQAPAPTRWNKRNLSWRVRTFPRDSPLGRDTVRALMHYALKVWSDITPLNFHEVAGSAADIQIDFSKADHNDRYPFDGPGGTVAHAFFPGDHHTAGDTHFDDDEAWTFRSSDAHGMDLFAVAVHEFGHAIGLSHVAATRSIMQPYYQGPVGDPLHYGLPYADRVRVWQLYGVRESVSPTAPPGTTEPEEPALLPEPPDNRSSTPPRKDVPHRCATHFDAVAQIRGEAFFFKGRYFWRLTRDRHLVSLQPAQMHRFWRGLPLHLDGVDAVYERAIDHKIVFFKGDRYWVFKDTNVEEGFPRPVSDFGLPPGGVDAALSWAHSDKTYFFKDQLYWRFDEHTRRMDPGHPARSPPWRGVPSTLDDAMRWSDGAAYFFRGREYWKVLDGELAVAPGYPQSTARDWLVCRDPQSDPVGPGADTGAHAPPGQHDRSHSEDGYQVCACSSRASRPPGAWGPLLATMLLPPLSTLWGVAWALAL